The Brachyspira hyodysenteriae ATCC 27164 genome includes a window with the following:
- the sdaAB gene encoding L-serine ammonia-lyase, iron-sulfur-dependent subunit beta, with protein MAGLFDIIGPVMIGPSSSHTAGACRIGKLAKKILGEDVKEAKIYLHGSFALTWKGHGTDKAILAGLLGFETDDPRLRDSYSFAEKANLKYEFIPTKLREAFHPNTVYIEAKGETNEIDILASSIGGGLIVLDKVNGIEVHYKGDFPTIAIVNRDVPGIIAKVTSIIFENGINIENMNVTPQFEGPNRGYAIIVIGMTDVISKDIEDKIRKIENIRDFVFLDKLY; from the coding sequence ATGGCTGGATTATTTGATATAATAGGTCCTGTAATGATAGGTCCTTCAAGCTCCCATACAGCTGGTGCTTGCCGTATTGGAAAACTTGCTAAGAAGATTTTAGGTGAAGATGTAAAAGAAGCAAAAATATATCTTCATGGTTCTTTTGCTTTAACTTGGAAAGGTCATGGAACTGATAAAGCTATTTTAGCAGGACTTTTAGGATTTGAAACTGATGATCCTAGACTTAGAGATAGCTACAGTTTTGCTGAGAAGGCTAATCTTAAATATGAGTTCATTCCTACAAAATTGAGAGAAGCATTTCACCCTAATACTGTATATATTGAAGCTAAAGGTGAAACTAATGAGATTGATATACTAGCTTCTTCTATAGGGGGAGGATTAATAGTTTTGGATAAAGTTAATGGCATAGAAGTGCATTATAAAGGAGATTTCCCTACTATTGCTATAGTTAATAGAGATGTTCCAGGTATTATAGCTAAAGTTACTTCTATTATATTTGAAAATGGAATAAATATTGAGAATATGAATGTAACTCCTCAATTTGAAGGTCCAAATAGGGGATATGCTATTATTGTTATTGGTATGACTGATGTTATATCAAAAGATATAGAGGATAAAATAAGAAAAATAGAAAATATAAGAGACTTTGTATTTTTAGATAAGTTATATTAA
- the sdaAA gene encoding L-serine ammonia-lyase, iron-sulfur-dependent, subunit alpha: MDIKSIESLVALAAEKKVKISDIVIDIEAQSQNIDRQTVINNMASYYDIMKEAVENGKKDKFNFVTGLQNECVDIVEKFYKSKKSILGETIGEVVTAAMAVSGYNACMGKIIAAPTAGSCGVMPAVLTVCESRGYKREDIVKSMFTAAGLADIIAQIATFAGAEGGCMAECGSAAGMAASACAEIMGGTPQQCADAFALTISAMLGLICDPIAGFVEVPCMGKNVMSAVHAMVSAEMACAGFRSVIPADEVVSAMKEVGDGMDERFKETSLGGLANTPTGRAIAEKLLGKLNK, from the coding sequence ATGGACATAAAATCTATAGAATCATTAGTGGCTTTAGCTGCTGAAAAAAAAGTGAAAATAAGTGATATAGTAATAGATATAGAAGCTCAATCTCAAAATATAGATAGGCAGACTGTTATTAATAATATGGCTTCTTATTATGATATAATGAAAGAAGCAGTTGAAAATGGGAAGAAAGATAAATTCAATTTTGTAACAGGTTTGCAAAATGAATGCGTTGATATAGTTGAGAAATTTTATAAATCCAAGAAAAGTATATTAGGTGAGACAATAGGCGAGGTTGTAACTGCAGCTATGGCTGTAAGCGGTTATAATGCATGTATGGGTAAAATAATAGCTGCTCCTACTGCCGGAAGCTGCGGAGTAATGCCTGCAGTACTTACTGTATGTGAGAGTAGGGGATATAAAAGAGAAGATATAGTAAAATCAATGTTTACAGCTGCCGGATTAGCTGATATTATAGCACAGATAGCAACATTTGCAGGTGCTGAAGGCGGATGTATGGCTGAATGCGGTTCTGCTGCGGGTATGGCTGCTAGTGCTTGTGCTGAAATTATGGGTGGTACTCCTCAGCAATGTGCTGATGCTTTTGCTCTTACTATATCTGCTATGCTTGGACTTATATGTGATCCTATTGCTGGATTCGTTGAAGTGCCTTGTATGGGTAAAAATGTTATGTCTGCTGTTCATGCTATGGTTTCTGCAGAGATGGCTTGTGCTGGTTTTAGAAGTGTTATACCAGCTGATGAGGTTGTATCTGCTATGAAAGAAGTTGGCGACGGAATGGATGAGAGATTCAAAGAAACTTCTTTAGGAGGACTTGCAAATACTCCTACAGGACGTGCTATAGCAGAGAAATTATTGGGTAAATTAAATAAATAA
- a CDS encoding GNAT family N-acetyltransferase, whose product MLNTQRLIIRKFNIDDAEALFSILSDEEVNKYLPWFPFKSLEETKIYLQKFYLDTNDNHNFYRYAVCLKEDNIPIGYVHFLNNNDNNDFGYGLKKEYWNIGIITEASKRVIEELKINNIKYITATHDINNIASGEVMKKIGMHYQYSYEELWQPKNIKVVFKMYQLNLDDDSKRVYKGYWNKYKNHLI is encoded by the coding sequence ATGTTAAATACACAAAGACTTATAATAAGAAAATTTAATATAGATGATGCCGAAGCTTTATTTAGTATATTATCTGATGAAGAAGTTAATAAATATCTTCCATGGTTTCCTTTTAAAAGTTTAGAAGAAACTAAAATATATTTACAAAAATTTTATTTAGATACAAATGATAATCATAATTTTTACAGATATGCAGTATGTTTAAAAGAAGATAATATACCTATAGGTTATGTGCATTTTTTAAATAATAATGATAATAATGATTTTGGGTATGGACTAAAAAAAGAATATTGGAATATTGGAATAATTACAGAGGCTTCAAAAAGAGTTATAGAAGAATTGAAAATAAATAATATAAAATATATAACAGCCACGCATGATATAAATAATATTGCAAGCGGTGAAGTTATGAAAAAAATTGGGATGCATTATCAATACAGTTATGAGGAATTATGGCAGCCTAAAAATATAAAAGTTGTATTTAAAATGTATCAATTAAATTTAGATGATGATAGTAAAAGAGTTTATAAAGGTTATTGGAATAAATATAAAAATCACTTAATATAA
- a CDS encoding ankyrin repeat domain-containing protein — protein sequence MRFILCTFLLLILLSCSQKSDINVDENIQNDETSMEGGNIVQDLSIEDAIAEYEESPCIDIIKNLISSGNINSTLTETTNIVNTEDTEYDLSVTFDEGTTALMIASYYGYADLVNALIQSNADVNMKNKRNYTALLYATDIWSRQGIGIYDSNFNVVELLVMAKADVNAVNNYGWSPLFFAADNSNSDVAAFLVDNGANINAVSDEGITPLLVANDVETVKILSKTVNINKPNFAGVTPLISFAGREISIEAISILLENGADVNMVDKDGETALSYAIENGNFDAALILLENNANPNLAKKKAKDLANIARELGDEEVASILDKY from the coding sequence ATGAGATTTATTTTATGTACATTTTTATTATTGATACTATTGTCTTGCTCTCAAAAGTCTGATATTAATGTTGATGAAAATATTCAAAATGATGAAACATCTATGGAAGGCGGAAATATAGTTCAGGATTTATCTATAGAAGATGCTATAGCAGAATATGAAGAAAGCCCTTGTATAGATATAATAAAAAATCTCATTAGTTCAGGCAATATAAATAGCACTTTAACAGAAACTACAAATATAGTAAATACTGAAGATACAGAATATGATCTCAGTGTAACTTTTGACGAGGGTACTACGGCATTAATGATAGCTTCGTATTATGGATATGCTGATTTGGTAAATGCACTTATACAAAGTAATGCTGATGTTAATATGAAAAACAAAAGAAATTATACAGCCCTTTTATATGCTACAGATATATGGTCTAGACAGGGTATTGGAATATATGATAGTAATTTCAATGTTGTTGAGCTTTTAGTAATGGCTAAAGCAGATGTTAATGCTGTTAATAATTATGGATGGAGTCCTTTATTCTTTGCTGCTGATAATTCTAATTCTGATGTGGCTGCATTTTTAGTTGATAATGGCGCTAATATTAATGCTGTGTCTGATGAAGGAATAACACCTCTATTAGTGGCAAATGATGTTGAAACAGTAAAAATATTATCTAAGACAGTTAATATTAATAAACCTAATTTTGCTGGAGTAACACCTTTAATATCTTTTGCTGGAAGAGAAATATCTATAGAGGCTATCAGCATTTTACTTGAGAATGGAGCTGATGTAAATATGGTAGATAAAGATGGTGAAACAGCTCTTTCTTATGCTATTGAAAATGGTAATTTTGATGCAGCTTTAATATTGCTTGAAAACAATGCCAATCCTAATCTTGCTAAGAAGAAAGCTAAAGATTTGGCAAATATAGCAAGAGAATTGGGAGATGAGGAAGTAGCCTCTATATTGGATAAATATTAA
- a CDS encoding potassium channel family protein: protein MLQYAVIGVGTLGKALINRLMTKPSIEVFAIDNDINEIEAIKNNVTQAMRLDSTQKEALEAIEINKFDAVILTIGEDMMTSILTALLLKELNVKNIIARYSNEKHRAILSMIGITHLVSPEESMGVHIAEQLEVGDTLLLYDLTEYHSIVEFPVHGGLAGKNLKELDLRKKYKINVVAIKKETVGILGEKKVIVDCTPDPDVPMVEGDILIIAGHDKDIEKMYKKMAE, encoded by the coding sequence ATGCTTCAATATGCTGTTATAGGAGTAGGTACTTTAGGCAAGGCATTAATTAACAGACTTATGACAAAACCTTCTATAGAAGTGTTTGCTATAGATAATGATATAAACGAAATAGAAGCTATAAAAAATAATGTAACTCAAGCTATGCGTTTGGACTCTACTCAAAAAGAGGCATTGGAAGCTATTGAGATTAATAAATTCGATGCTGTTATACTTACAATAGGTGAAGATATGATGACAAGCATATTAACAGCATTACTTTTAAAAGAGCTTAATGTAAAAAATATTATAGCAAGATACTCTAATGAAAAGCATAGAGCCATATTAAGTATGATAGGAATAACACATTTGGTAAGCCCTGAAGAGTCTATGGGGGTGCATATTGCAGAACAGCTTGAAGTAGGTGATACGCTTCTGCTTTATGATCTTACTGAATATCACTCTATAGTAGAATTTCCTGTTCATGGCGGGCTTGCCGGTAAAAATTTAAAAGAACTTGATTTGAGAAAGAAATACAAAATAAATGTTGTTGCCATAAAGAAAGAAACTGTCGGAATATTGGGAGAGAAAAAAGTTATTGTGGATTGTACTCCTGATCCTGATGTGCCTATGGTTGAAGGCGATATACTTATCATTGCAGGTCATGATAAAGATATAGAAAAAATGTATAAGAAAATGGCTGAATAA
- a CDS encoding DUF2905 domain-containing protein, translating into MNIQIAKLFIVIGIISIIIGILFLFNMKIPFGKLPGDIMIKKENFTFSFPLVSCIIISVLLSFIMWLISRFK; encoded by the coding sequence ATGAATATTCAAATTGCTAAACTTTTTATAGTTATTGGTATAATATCAATAATCATTGGCATACTATTTTTATTTAATATGAAAATTCCTTTTGGAAAACTTCCTGGCGATATAATGATAAAAAAAGAGAATTTTACTTTTTCATTTCCTTTGGTCAGCTGTATTATAATCAGTGTATTATTATCTTTTATAATGTGGCTGATATCTAGATTTAAATAA
- the nhaC gene encoding Na+/H+ antiporter NhaC codes for MNIKKINTFWKLFPLLFILITVLIFTVKYGVPIEFLLTIGTLIACIIAYFAGYKWKDMEEAFIKKIVDTWLGVLIFILIGIVVGSWVYSGTVPMLIYYGIKLIHPSFIPLMAFVITSFLSIFTGTSWGSASTAGVAFIGIAQATNTPLPLVAGAVISGAYLGDKNSPISDTTVLAALGAGTTLQNHIKTMLVNTIPSAILAAIVFTVLGFNASPINSDILNLKEASEILTSLENIYNFNIFLLIPPIFVLIASVKGVNPVITMFIGSLIAIILGAIFQNFGFINAMKSFVTGFNISMSPTVNPESIPQNLHTLLNRGGMISTMPSVLFLILALTYGAMLQLIGTLNTLIELLVKIVRGARSLIFVTWFTTFTINSALSSLQFTFLTLGDVLKTVYDKYNVNRGVLSRTMEEGGTLTEVLLPWTVTGVYMTSILGVHTLQYMPYSFFNLISIGISFIYMLTLPKFAVQINKNN; via the coding sequence ATGAATATAAAAAAAATAAATACATTTTGGAAGCTTTTTCCTCTATTATTTATACTTATAACTGTTTTAATATTTACTGTAAAATATGGAGTACCTATAGAATTCTTACTTACAATAGGAACCTTAATTGCCTGTATAATAGCATATTTTGCAGGTTATAAATGGAAAGATATGGAAGAGGCTTTCATAAAAAAGATAGTAGATACTTGGCTTGGAGTTCTAATATTTATATTAATAGGTATAGTAGTTGGTTCCTGGGTATATTCTGGTACTGTACCTATGCTTATATACTATGGAATTAAATTAATTCACCCTTCATTTATACCTTTAATGGCTTTTGTTATAACATCTTTTCTATCTATATTTACAGGTACTTCTTGGGGCTCTGCTTCTACTGCTGGTGTGGCTTTTATAGGAATAGCACAGGCTACAAATACACCTCTTCCATTGGTTGCCGGTGCTGTTATAAGCGGTGCATATCTTGGCGATAAAAACTCTCCTATATCGGATACTACTGTTTTGGCCGCTCTTGGTGCTGGAACTACTTTACAAAATCATATAAAAACTATGCTTGTAAACACTATACCATCTGCAATATTAGCAGCTATTGTTTTTACTGTATTAGGTTTCAATGCATCTCCTATTAATTCGGATATACTAAATTTAAAAGAGGCAAGCGAGATATTAACTTCATTAGAAAATATATACAATTTCAATATATTTTTACTTATTCCTCCAATATTCGTACTTATTGCAAGTGTAAAAGGTGTTAATCCTGTAATAACTATGTTCATTGGAAGTTTAATTGCAATAATATTAGGAGCAATATTTCAAAACTTTGGATTTATTAATGCTATGAAATCATTTGTAACAGGTTTTAATATTTCTATGTCGCCTACAGTTAATCCTGAAAGCATACCACAAAACCTTCATACTTTATTAAACAGAGGCGGAATGATAAGTACAATGCCTAGCGTATTATTTTTGATACTTGCTCTTACTTACGGAGCTATGCTTCAATTAATAGGTACTTTAAATACTTTGATAGAATTATTGGTAAAAATAGTCAGAGGTGCCAGAAGTTTAATATTTGTAACTTGGTTTACAACATTCACTATAAATTCAGCATTAAGCAGTTTACAATTTACTTTTTTAACTTTAGGAGATGTATTAAAAACCGTATATGACAAATACAATGTTAATAGAGGCGTACTTTCAAGAACTATGGAAGAAGGTGGAACTCTTACAGAGGTTTTACTGCCTTGGACTGTTACAGGAGTTTATATGACTTCTATACTTGGAGTGCATACTTTACAGTACATGCCTTATTCATTTTTTAATTTAATTAGTATAGGGATTTCATTTATTTATATGCTTACTTTACCTAAGTTTGCTGTACAAATCAATAAGAATAATTAG